The following proteins are encoded in a genomic region of Syntrophotaleaceae bacterium:
- a CDS encoding solute carrier family 23 protein gives MDLRYRLDDLPPFRETTLFGLQWLGIAFPAILIIGRVVGILQFPDYLDQILFLQKTCFVMALTMAVQILWGHRLPLVSGPAAVMLIGAVASAGAAPAAVYTAIFAGGLLLAILSATGIFNHLQKLFSPRVVAAVLLLIALTLTPTILRLLIPDGGASPLANLLFAMGLLMALFIAYGRLGGLWRSTLIVWGLVAGTIAYAALFGLQPRPVSPIPAVGGFLRGLVLQPVADLGVLLAFLFCFLALSVNDLGSIQSIGSLLRPPDMPARLRRGITLTGLGNALSGLFGVLGPVNFSISPGVVAATGCASRYTILPAALVLLVLSFFPAAISLAGLLPDVVIGSILLYILTAQVAAGLDILQQSGPFQFRHGLILGLPLLLGTIIAFLPPEAVATFPPVLRPVLGNGFVVGTGAVLLLEHLILKDG, from the coding sequence ATGGATCTTCGCTACCGGCTGGATGACCTGCCCCCTTTTCGCGAGACGACGCTTTTCGGTCTGCAGTGGCTGGGAATCGCCTTTCCGGCCATACTGATCATTGGCCGGGTGGTCGGCATTCTCCAGTTTCCCGACTACCTCGACCAGATCCTTTTCCTGCAGAAAACCTGCTTCGTGATGGCCCTGACCATGGCCGTCCAGATCCTCTGGGGTCATCGCCTGCCGCTGGTGTCAGGGCCGGCCGCCGTGATGCTGATAGGGGCGGTGGCCAGCGCGGGAGCGGCTCCCGCCGCCGTCTACACGGCCATTTTCGCCGGAGGGCTGCTCCTCGCCATCCTCAGCGCCACCGGGATTTTCAACCATTTGCAGAAACTGTTTTCCCCCCGCGTCGTTGCCGCGGTGCTGCTGCTGATCGCCCTCACCCTTACCCCGACCATTCTGCGGCTTCTGATTCCTGACGGAGGAGCCTCCCCCCTGGCCAATCTCCTTTTTGCCATGGGTCTGCTCATGGCCCTATTCATCGCCTATGGACGGCTCGGCGGGCTGTGGCGCTCCACCCTCATCGTCTGGGGACTGGTTGCCGGGACAATAGCCTATGCCGCCCTGTTCGGCCTCCAGCCCCGGCCGGTTTCGCCCATCCCCGCAGTTGGCGGCTTTTTGCGCGGCCTCGTCCTGCAGCCGGTCGCGGACCTTGGTGTCCTTCTGGCTTTCCTCTTCTGCTTTCTCGCCCTGTCGGTGAACGATCTCGGCTCCATCCAGTCGATCGGCTCCCTGCTGCGGCCGCCCGACATGCCCGCCCGCCTGCGCCGCGGAATTACCCTGACCGGCTTGGGCAATGCCCTGTCGGGGCTCTTCGGCGTCCTCGGCCCGGTCAATTTTTCCATCAGTCCGGGCGTGGTCGCCGCCACCGGCTGCGCCTCCCGCTATACCATTCTGCCGGCGGCCCTGGTGCTCCTGGTCCTGTCGTTTTTTCCCGCTGCGATCTCCCTGGCCGGTCTGCTCCCCGATGTCGTGATCGGCAGCATCCTGCTCTACATCCTTACCGCCCAGGTCGCGGCCGGACTTGACATTCTCCAGCAGTCCGGGCCCTTCCAGTTCCGTCATGGGCTGATCCTCGGCCTGCCCCTCCTTCTCGGGACCATCATCGCCTTCCTGCCTCCGGAGGCCGTCGCCACCTTCCCGCCTGTCCTGCGTCCGGTGCTCGGCAACGGTTTCGTCGTCGGTACCGGGGCCGTATTGCTTCTGGAACATCTGATCCTGAAAGATGGATGA
- a CDS encoding NlpC/P60 family protein, translating to MSRKFLLVIAFTLWATTAFAEPGAGDQAYTLQVGAFALETAAEKIACKLEDTGLNPFVTPNKKGLFVVRLGNFVSRDQARQTAARLKAEGVVKSSLIVKTTLPTPEVPAESQTSGQPIESADVVGEVPPAAEEAVPQTVEPAAIEAAIAVPAEPEMTVRAMVASELKDLARHPLGPQNLGFRAARIALDFLGVKYRLGGMSRETGMDCSGFVKTVYSLCGINLPRTSSEQYHQGKPIERTELAAGDLVFFGKNQRVNHVGIYLGEGKYIHAPRPKETIRISNLEEKSTLRRFLGARRLLSDD from the coding sequence ATGAGCAGAAAGTTTCTGTTGGTGATCGCTTTCACCTTGTGGGCGACCACCGCCTTTGCCGAACCCGGTGCCGGAGATCAGGCCTATACCCTGCAGGTCGGCGCCTTCGCCCTTGAGACCGCCGCTGAAAAAATCGCTTGCAAGCTTGAAGATACCGGTCTGAACCCCTTTGTCACTCCCAACAAAAAGGGGTTGTTCGTCGTACGGTTGGGCAACTTCGTTTCCCGGGATCAGGCCCGGCAGACGGCCGCCAGACTGAAAGCCGAAGGGGTTGTAAAAAGCAGCCTGATCGTGAAAACCACCCTTCCCACGCCCGAGGTTCCCGCCGAATCTCAGACATCCGGTCAGCCGATAGAGTCTGCGGACGTTGTCGGCGAGGTCCCGCCGGCCGCAGAAGAGGCGGTGCCCCAAACGGTGGAACCGGCTGCGATCGAAGCAGCGATTGCGGTTCCTGCGGAACCGGAAATGACGGTACGAGCCATGGTCGCCAGCGAGCTGAAGGACCTGGCCCGGCATCCGCTGGGCCCCCAGAATCTCGGATTCCGGGCCGCCCGGATCGCCCTCGACTTTCTCGGCGTGAAATACCGCCTGGGAGGCATGTCGAGGGAAACCGGCATGGATTGCAGCGGGTTCGTCAAAACGGTCTATTCCCTCTGCGGCATCAACCTGCCGCGCACCTCTTCCGAGCAGTACCATCAAGGGAAGCCCATCGAGCGTACCGAGCTGGCCGCCGGCGACCTGGTCTTCTTCGGCAAGAATCAGCGGGTCAACCACGTCGGCATCTACCTGGGGGAGGGGAAGTACATACATGCCCCGCGCCCGAAGGAAACAATCCGCATTTCGAATCTGGAAGAAAAATCCACCTTGCGGAGATTTCTTGGAGCTCGTCGGCTGCTGTCCGATGATTGA
- a CDS encoding FAD-dependent oxidoreductase — translation MTKSIWEATSPDGTAFPSLTGSIETDVVIIGGGITGIMAAMLLTEGGKRVVMLEAKRLGSGSTGRSTGNLHIVPDETLHPIRKKWGKEAMALVAESRGEALKLLESTVAEYNLDCRFCRRPHHLIATDDSQLQPLEEEHAAMDEAGLMVSRVTDLPAPFSGRKGLIIEGQAQFHPLLFVQQLAGRISSDRCRIFENSPVREIDELHVRVKTDSGEVRAAAVIMATHTPKGFNLVQTELRPNREYGIAGRLRSGTVPDGIFWTMQEMSHSIRSFEREGTRYFMVIGEEHKTGQHDPKSDYFRRLEEYGRDCFDIGAIDFRWSAQNYRPADLLPYIGRTAASGKVHMATGFSTSGLLYGPLAAMIISDVIHGRENRWEQVYRSTRFAPGKGGQKIFKENVDVVKHFFKDYLTPSEKKQLGDIPPGSGKVADFEGKRVAVYRDEQNGWSAVSPVCTHLGCVVHWNPLEKSWDCPCHGSRFAPDGSVIEGPALEPLARRELHLRGS, via the coding sequence ATGACGAAATCGATCTGGGAGGCGACGTCCCCGGACGGCACGGCTTTTCCATCATTGACCGGGTCTATTGAAACCGATGTGGTCATCATCGGTGGCGGCATCACCGGAATCATGGCGGCCATGCTGCTCACTGAAGGAGGAAAACGGGTCGTGATGCTGGAAGCGAAGCGGCTCGGTTCCGGCTCCACCGGGCGTTCGACCGGCAATCTTCACATTGTGCCGGACGAGACTCTCCATCCCATCAGGAAAAAGTGGGGAAAGGAGGCGATGGCGCTTGTCGCGGAGTCCCGCGGAGAGGCTCTGAAACTGCTCGAGTCGACTGTGGCAGAGTACAATCTCGATTGCCGTTTCTGCCGCCGGCCGCATCACCTGATTGCGACAGACGATTCCCAGTTGCAGCCCCTGGAGGAGGAACATGCAGCCATGGACGAGGCGGGCCTGATGGTTTCCAGAGTCACGGACCTGCCTGCTCCCTTCTCGGGACGGAAGGGATTGATCATCGAGGGGCAGGCACAGTTTCATCCTTTGCTGTTCGTCCAGCAACTGGCCGGCAGGATCTCCTCGGATCGATGCCGGATCTTCGAAAACTCACCGGTCAGGGAGATCGACGAACTCCATGTCAGGGTGAAGACGGACTCGGGCGAGGTTCGGGCGGCTGCCGTGATCATGGCGACCCACACTCCCAAGGGATTCAACCTGGTGCAGACGGAACTCAGGCCCAATCGGGAGTACGGCATTGCAGGCCGGCTGCGTTCCGGCACGGTCCCCGATGGAATCTTCTGGACCATGCAGGAGATGAGCCATTCCATTCGATCCTTTGAGAGGGAAGGGACCAGGTATTTCATGGTCATCGGCGAAGAGCACAAGACCGGCCAGCACGATCCGAAGTCGGACTATTTCCGGCGGCTCGAGGAGTACGGCCGCGACTGTTTTGACATAGGAGCCATCGATTTCCGCTGGTCGGCCCAGAACTACCGACCGGCCGACCTCCTGCCGTACATCGGGCGCACGGCGGCGTCGGGGAAGGTCCACATGGCAACGGGATTCAGCACCAGCGGTCTGCTTTACGGACCGCTGGCGGCGATGATTATTTCGGACGTGATCCACGGGCGGGAAAACCGATGGGAACAGGTCTATCGTTCCACCCGCTTTGCCCCTGGCAAAGGGGGTCAAAAAATATTCAAGGAAAATGTCGATGTGGTGAAGCATTTCTTCAAGGATTACCTGACCCCTTCTGAAAAGAAGCAACTGGGGGATATACCGCCAGGCAGCGGCAAGGTGGCTGATTTCGAAGGGAAAAGGGTCGCCGTGTACCGCGACGAACAGAACGGCTGGAGCGCCGTCTCGCCGGTCTGTACCCATCTCGGCTGCGTCGTCCATTGGAACCCTTTGGAAAAAAGCTGGGACTGTCCATGCCACGGCAGCCGTTTCGCTCCCGATGGCAGCGTGATCGAAGGTCCGGCTCTGGAGCCGCTGGCAAGGAGGGAGCTGCATTTGCGGGGAAGTTAG
- a CDS encoding SOS response-associated peptidase — MPGRFSQALSQADLKNYFDLFEAKLPRRRYNVAPNTVIGTVRADAEGHRLLAMLRWGLIPEWASDPKIGYSMINARSETVARKPAFRRAFRSRRCLVPASGYYEWEKKGKERLPFHITRWDGSPLAFPGIWERWEGPEGPVESCSILTTEPCPLIRPIHHRMPAILQPVDFPLWLDPTVSDADQLLPLLAPYDCGDLLLTAVSTYVNKVGHEGPECFTPRRPDSD; from the coding sequence ATGCCCGGACGCTTCTCGCAGGCCCTCTCTCAAGCCGACCTCAAGAACTACTTTGACCTTTTCGAGGCCAAACTGCCGAGGCGGCGATACAATGTTGCGCCCAACACGGTGATTGGTACGGTGCGCGCCGATGCCGAAGGGCACCGCCTGCTGGCGATGCTGCGCTGGGGGCTTATCCCGGAATGGGCCAGCGATCCGAAGATCGGTTACTCGATGATCAATGCCCGCAGCGAGACGGTGGCGCGAAAGCCGGCCTTTCGCCGGGCTTTCCGCTCGCGGCGCTGCCTGGTGCCGGCGAGCGGTTATTACGAGTGGGAAAAGAAGGGGAAAGAGCGCCTCCCCTTTCATATTACCCGGTGGGACGGAAGTCCGCTGGCTTTTCCCGGGATCTGGGAGAGGTGGGAGGGACCGGAGGGGCCGGTGGAATCCTGCTCGATCCTGACCACCGAGCCGTGCCCCTTGATCCGTCCCATCCACCACCGCATGCCGGCCATTCTGCAACCAGTGGATTTCCCCCTGTGGCTTGATCCCACCGTCTCAGATGCGGACCAGCTTTTACCCCTTCTCGCCCCCTATGACTGCGGCGACCTGCTGCTGACAGCCGTCAGCACCTACGTCAACAAGGTCGGCCACGAGGGGCCGGAGTGCTTTACACCGCGCAGGCCAGATTCGGATTGA
- a CDS encoding endonuclease/exonuclease/phosphatase family protein produces the protein MRFVLYNIRYGTGSRSHGFVRPSARNLKRISTFLRSLNPDVAGLIEVDLGSYRTGWKNQAELLADSLECYHSHSVKYAQTSLWSHLPVFNKQGNAFLARDRICNETFHFFQKGMKRLVIELELDHVVFYLVHLALGARTRHQQLTALYDLVKSTGKPYVVAGDFNALWGEREIDLFLAASGLQNANASRLPTFPSRHPTRHLDFILYSQGIKVRDLRIPQVLFSDHLPLVLDFDIEVEQEKRERPRQSEKRAFRVP, from the coding sequence ATGAGGTTTGTGCTCTACAACATCCGATACGGGACGGGTTCCAGGTCGCACGGATTTGTGCGGCCCTCAGCCAGAAATCTGAAACGGATCTCCACCTTTCTGCGCAGTCTCAACCCGGATGTGGCCGGTTTGATCGAGGTCGATCTGGGCTCCTACCGCACCGGGTGGAAAAATCAGGCGGAACTGCTGGCGGATTCCCTGGAGTGCTACCATTCGCATTCAGTCAAATACGCCCAGACCTCTCTCTGGTCCCACCTGCCGGTCTTCAACAAGCAGGGAAACGCTTTTCTGGCCCGCGACCGCATCTGCAACGAGACCTTTCATTTCTTTCAAAAGGGGATGAAGCGTCTGGTCATCGAGCTGGAGCTGGACCATGTGGTTTTCTATCTGGTGCACCTGGCCCTCGGGGCGCGGACGCGCCATCAGCAACTGACGGCACTCTACGACCTGGTGAAGAGTACCGGCAAACCTTATGTTGTGGCGGGGGATTTCAATGCTCTGTGGGGCGAACGGGAAATCGACCTTTTTTTGGCTGCCTCAGGCCTGCAGAACGCCAACGCCAGCCGTTTGCCAACCTTTCCGAGCCGGCATCCGACCCGGCATCTCGACTTCATTCTCTACAGTCAGGGGATTAAGGTACGGGATCTCCGGATTCCGCAGGTTCTTTTCTCCGACCATCTTCCGCTGGTCCTCGATTTCGATATTGAAGTCGAACAGGAGAAGCGGGAACGCCCCAGACAATCGGAAAAAAGAGCGTTCCGGGTTCCCTAG
- a CDS encoding ABC transporter ATP-binding protein, which yields MKQPVLQIDKISQSYGPQMVIRELSLQLDKGEIGCLLGVSGCGKTTVLRTIAGFERLLDGEIRLNERLVSSPLLHLPPAKRGIGMVFQDYALFPHLSVAQNIAFGLRGVERELKPLRVQEMLKLVGLEKERDRYPHEISGGQQQRVALARALAPQPELLLLDEPFSNLDVTLRERLSMEVRDILKANGATALFVTHNQHEAFAVADRIGVMDSGRLRQWGTAFDLYHAPSDPFVACFVGEGTLLPGTVRKDGGVETALGILRGDFSPGLAEGRAVRVLIRPEEIACNSHDSVSAEIVRRSFRGGDILYLLRLPNEDLVQALVPSHLSYDVGDLIDIHPKVRDLVVFPVKE from the coding sequence ATGAAGCAACCGGTTCTACAGATTGACAAGATTTCCCAGTCCTACGGTCCTCAAATGGTGATCCGCGAGCTTTCCCTGCAGCTGGACAAAGGCGAGATCGGCTGCCTGCTCGGAGTCAGTGGGTGCGGGAAAACCACGGTACTGCGCACAATCGCAGGATTTGAACGGCTGCTTGACGGTGAAATTCGCCTGAACGAGCGTCTTGTCAGCAGTCCGCTGCTCCATCTTCCGCCGGCGAAGCGGGGGATCGGCATGGTCTTTCAGGACTACGCGCTCTTTCCCCACCTTTCGGTCGCGCAAAACATCGCTTTCGGTCTGCGGGGGGTCGAACGGGAGCTTAAACCGCTACGAGTGCAGGAGATGCTGAAACTGGTCGGGCTGGAGAAGGAGCGCGACCGGTATCCCCATGAAATTTCAGGGGGGCAGCAGCAGAGGGTGGCCCTGGCGCGAGCCCTGGCCCCCCAACCTGAGCTCCTGCTCCTGGACGAACCCTTCTCCAACCTCGATGTCACCTTGCGGGAACGACTTTCGATGGAGGTGCGCGACATTCTCAAAGCCAATGGAGCTACAGCCCTCTTCGTCACCCACAATCAGCATGAGGCCTTTGCAGTAGCCGACCGGATCGGGGTGATGGATAGCGGCCGGCTGCGGCAATGGGGAACGGCCTTCGATCTCTATCATGCGCCCTCCGACCCTTTCGTGGCCTGTTTTGTGGGGGAAGGAACTCTGCTTCCGGGAACCGTCCGGAAAGATGGAGGGGTGGAAACCGCTCTCGGCATCCTCAGGGGAGATTTTTCCCCTGGACTGGCTGAAGGGCGGGCCGTCAGGGTACTGATTCGCCCCGAGGAAATTGCCTGCAATTCTCACGATTCGGTGAGCGCCGAAATCGTGAGGCGAAGTTTCAGGGGTGGCGACATCCTCTACCTCCTGCGCTTGCCGAATGAAGATCTGGTTCAGGCGCTTGTTCCCAGCCATCTCTCTTACGATGTCGGCGACCTGATCGACATTCACCCCAAGGTGCGCGACCTGGTGGTATTCCCGGTGAAAGAATGA